One genomic segment of Mycoplasmopsis agalactiae PG2 includes these proteins:
- the scpB gene encoding SMC-Scp complex subunit ScpB, which yields MKNKILEALLYVQGDEGLTLEQVKDIFGLNTISEARKVMNDFVRAYNDEDRALKVVNFNEVFKLATREAYKEYITKMVQVVKKHRLSNAAIEVAGIVAYKQPVTRSQINNLRGVASEQVLNTLLTKGVVEEVGISPTPGNPILYGVTNKFYDYFKLKSTYELPKLTEFNYSDGTENEAKDFNLFDGIRVDVE from the coding sequence ATGAAAAATAAGATTTTGGAAGCATTATTATATGTTCAAGGTGATGAAGGCCTTACTTTAGAGCAAGTTAAGGACATTTTTGGATTAAATACTATTTCTGAAGCTAGAAAAGTTATGAATGATTTTGTTAGAGCATACAACGACGAAGATAGAGCGCTAAAAGTTGTTAATTTTAATGAGGTGTTTAAATTAGCAACCAGAGAAGCTTACAAAGAATATATAACCAAAATGGTGCAAGTTGTTAAAAAACATCGTTTATCAAATGCTGCTATTGAAGTAGCTGGCATTGTGGCTTACAAGCAACCTGTTACACGTTCACAAATTAACAATTTAAGAGGTGTTGCTAGTGAGCAAGTTTTGAACACATTACTAACTAAAGGTGTTGTGGAAGAGGTTGGAATTAGCCCTACTCCTGGTAATCCAATTCTTTATGGCGTAACCAACAAGTTTTATGACTATTTTAAATTAAAATCAACTTATGAGTTGCCTAAGTTGACTGAATTTAACTATTCTGATGGAACAGAAAATGAGGCAAAAGACTTTAATTTATTTGATGGCATAAGAGTTGATGTTGAATAA
- a CDS encoding segregation/condensation protein A codes for MNNEALQSNSENKFDIKLENFDGPLDLLLALVQEKNVNIMDVDVFELATAYLKIIEDLQENEIDVASDYLVMAATLLALKTKMLLFTPEQKPEIEEDKRELLRRLYEYQQIKEVTKVLREQEESRKEIFIKSPSNIDEFLVDDDKSALDGSSNPLKLITVLRKMFERTYAQQLRRTKLETFNLTPKDQIPFILNLFDSCDEVTFEMIFRQPSLNHFVITLLAVLDLSRRQIIRMYQDSQFSEIRFERGAEYEK; via the coding sequence ATGAATAATGAAGCCTTGCAATCAAATAGTGAAAATAAGTTTGATATTAAGTTAGAAAACTTTGATGGACCTTTAGATTTATTACTAGCTTTAGTTCAAGAAAAAAATGTAAACATAATGGATGTTGACGTTTTTGAATTAGCTACTGCTTACTTAAAAATAATTGAAGATTTGCAAGAAAATGAAATTGATGTGGCAAGTGATTATTTAGTTATGGCTGCAACATTATTAGCGCTTAAAACTAAAATGTTGTTATTTACTCCTGAGCAAAAACCAGAAATTGAAGAAGATAAACGTGAGTTGCTTCGCAGGCTTTATGAATATCAACAAATTAAAGAAGTTACAAAAGTATTACGTGAGCAAGAGGAGTCTAGAAAAGAGATTTTTATCAAAAGTCCTAGCAACATTGACGAGTTTTTGGTTGACGATGATAAAAGCGCGTTAGATGGTTCAAGTAATCCTCTAAAGCTAATTACTGTTTTAAGAAAAATGTTTGAAAGAACATATGCACAACAACTTAGAAGGACAAAATTAGAGACTTTCAATCTAACACCTAAAGATCAAATACCGTTTATTTTAAACTTGTTTGATTCTTGTGACGAAGTAACATTTGAAATGATTTTTAGACAGCCTAGTTTGAATCATTTTGTAATTACACTATTAGCTGTGCTTGATTTATCAAGAAGACAAATTATAAGAATGTATCAAGATAGTCAATTTAGCGAAATTAGGTTTGAAAGGGGGGCAGAGTATGAAAAATAA
- a CDS encoding lysophospholipid acyltransferase family protein: MFIIKMIFLWWLVLWYWWRINAFARKYRKDPTFYHPQQRNDWLLKKARFFLWLYGVKLVVEGYDNIPKGAVILAPNHKSNIDPVLVLCALRKQTKEENVRNKIPTFLAKIELSKKRTIRNLLSLIDTIYVDRDNPRDGIKKINEFGAFVKKNSTCGVIFPEGTRVVEDELGDFKAGAFKVAVSNYLPIVPVAISDSRDGLNVKRMKSIKIKVTFLPALKPASFITMEPVVIAENVKSMIKGALRNE, from the coding sequence ATGTTTATAATAAAAATGATCTTTCTTTGATGATTAGTTTTATGATACTGATGAAGAATAAATGCTTTTGCTAGAAAGTATAGAAAAGATCCAACATTTTATCATCCACAGCAAAGAAATGACTGGCTTTTGAAAAAAGCTAGATTTTTCCTATGACTTTATGGTGTCAAATTAGTTGTTGAAGGATATGACAATATTCCCAAAGGTGCTGTAATATTGGCTCCAAATCATAAATCAAACATTGATCCAGTTTTAGTTTTATGTGCACTTAGAAAGCAAACTAAAGAAGAGAATGTTAGAAATAAAATTCCAACATTTTTAGCAAAAATTGAGTTAAGCAAGAAAAGAACCATCAGAAATTTACTAAGCTTAATTGACACAATTTATGTTGACAGAGACAATCCGCGTGATGGGATTAAGAAGATAAATGAATTTGGGGCTTTTGTTAAAAAGAATTCTACTTGTGGTGTTATTTTTCCTGAAGGAACTAGAGTTGTAGAAGATGAATTAGGCGATTTTAAAGCAGGAGCATTTAAGGTTGCAGTAAGTAATTATTTACCAATTGTGCCTGTTGCTATTTCAGATTCTCGTGATGGTTTAAATGTGAAAAGAATGAAGTCAATTAAGATCAAAGTTACATTTTTACCTGCTCTTAAACCAGCATCATTTATTACAATGGAGCCTGTAGTTATTGCTGAAAATGTAAAAAGCATGATTAAAGGAGCATTAAGAAATGAATAA
- a CDS encoding 4'-phosphopantetheinyl transferase superfamily protein encodes MFNHNIGLDMTKISRFQELKKSTIIRILSAEEFIEFDELKSDYEKQKFLATRWCIKEAMFKADNAIPAFDKITIIKKQGVYIHSDFMISTTDEDDLIIAVVMKK; translated from the coding sequence ATGTTTAATCATAATATAGGCTTAGATATGACAAAAATAAGCCGTTTTCAAGAGCTTAAAAAAAGCACAATTATACGTATTTTAAGCGCTGAAGAGTTTATTGAGTTTGATGAATTAAAATCAGATTATGAAAAACAAAAGTTTTTAGCAACCCGTTGGTGTATTAAAGAAGCTATGTTTAAGGCTGATAATGCAATACCTGCTTTTGATAAGATAACGATTATAAAAAAGCAAGGAGTTTATATACATTCTGATTTTATGATATCAACAACAGACGAAGATGACTTAATAATAGCAGTAGTAATGAAAAAATAG
- the der gene encoding ribosome biogenesis GTPase Der — protein MKKNVIAIIGKPNVGKSTLFNRLVGKRSSITFDRPGVTRDRLYESFTWNGKEINVIDTGGIQIEKKDFQDQILIQAKIAIEEANVVIFIVDGQAAITSDDKMIYSMLQKSGKPIIVVANKLDNISKFDYGWYSLGADHVFRISALHGNGIGDVLDQCLKYLNFDSDNVSPYFKLSIIGQPNSGKSSLLNAITHENRSIVSDIAGTTRDGVKSVVELRGHKIEIIDTAGITRKSKIDDTVEHLALKRAMSSLDESDLSIVLINSTRELAHFDARIIGYALENNKPIIICVNKWDLINKTQDTMNEYRKKLKNRFHFVPWVPVEFISAKTGSRIDKLIDIVLKVKENLEREIKPSVLTNLIRESQLIQPAPPYNGGRLNIYFARKTENKIPTFIFFVNNKKFVHFSYQRFLEKQIRQNIEYTGCPINIIFKNKSNEFE, from the coding sequence ATGAAAAAGAATGTAATTGCAATTATTGGAAAACCTAATGTTGGTAAAAGCACCCTATTTAACAGGCTTGTTGGTAAAAGAAGTTCAATAACTTTTGATAGACCTGGAGTAACTAGAGATAGACTTTATGAATCATTTACATGAAATGGCAAAGAGATAAATGTAATTGATACTGGCGGTATTCAAATTGAGAAAAAAGACTTCCAAGATCAAATATTAATACAAGCCAAAATAGCTATTGAAGAAGCAAATGTTGTTATTTTTATTGTTGATGGGCAAGCAGCTATTACTTCTGATGATAAGATGATTTATAGTATGTTGCAAAAGTCTGGCAAGCCTATTATTGTTGTTGCTAATAAGCTTGATAATATTTCAAAATTTGACTATGGCTGATATTCATTAGGCGCTGATCATGTTTTTAGAATTAGTGCGCTACATGGAAATGGAATTGGTGATGTTTTAGACCAATGTCTTAAATATTTAAACTTTGATTCAGACAATGTTAGTCCTTATTTTAAACTTTCGATTATTGGCCAACCTAATTCAGGAAAGAGTTCACTTTTAAATGCTATCACTCATGAAAACAGATCAATTGTGTCAGATATAGCTGGCACAACTAGAGATGGTGTAAAAAGTGTGGTTGAATTAAGAGGACACAAAATTGAAATAATTGATACTGCTGGAATTACTAGAAAGAGTAAAATTGATGATACTGTTGAACACTTAGCTCTTAAAAGAGCAATGTCATCACTTGACGAATCTGACCTGTCTATAGTATTAATCAACTCAACTAGAGAGTTAGCTCACTTTGATGCGAGAATAATTGGATATGCACTTGAAAACAATAAACCAATAATCATTTGTGTTAATAAATGAGACTTAATTAATAAAACTCAAGACACAATGAATGAATATAGGAAAAAGTTAAAGAACCGTTTTCATTTTGTGCCATGAGTACCTGTTGAGTTTATTTCGGCTAAAACAGGTTCAAGAATTGACAAACTTATTGACATTGTTTTAAAAGTAAAAGAAAACTTAGAAAGAGAAATTAAACCTTCAGTTTTAACAAACTTAATAAGAGAAAGTCAATTAATTCAACCAGCGCCTCCATATAATGGCGGAAGATTAAATATTTATTTTGCTAGAAAAACTGAAAATAAAATTCCTACATTTATCTTTTTTGTTAATAACAAAAAATTTGTTCACTTTAGTTATCAAAGGTTTTTAGAAAAACAAATTAGACAAAACATTGAGTACACTGGCTGTCCAATTAATATTATTTTCAAAAATAAATCGAATGAATTTGAATAA
- the cmk gene encoding (d)CMP kinase: MSNKINIAIDGPCGAGKSTVAKEVSKKLKYVFINSGSVYRAIALSAIQMGVDFEVENEVFKMLSEIEIDLDEHENIFLNGENVSETIRDDKVAKAASKVAQYPLIRHYVVDFIHKITKKSKGYIMDGRDTTFKLMPHAELKIFLTGTPEVRARRRALENKDKGFETNYDVVLAEVKARDYADQHRETDPLHITDDAIVIDSTDMNFEQVVDKIVSLAKERM, translated from the coding sequence ATGAGCAACAAAATAAATATAGCAATAGATGGGCCATGTGGAGCCGGTAAGTCCACTGTTGCTAAAGAGGTAAGCAAGAAGTTAAAATATGTTTTTATAAACAGTGGTAGTGTTTATAGAGCTATAGCACTTAGCGCAATTCAAATGGGTGTTGATTTTGAGGTTGAAAATGAAGTATTTAAGATGCTTAGCGAGATTGAAATAGATTTAGATGAGCATGAAAATATTTTTCTTAACGGCGAAAATGTATCTGAGACAATTAGGGATGATAAAGTTGCTAAGGCCGCTTCAAAAGTTGCTCAGTATCCATTAATTAGGCATTATGTTGTTGATTTTATTCATAAAATCACTAAAAAATCTAAAGGCTATATTATGGATGGGCGTGATACAACCTTTAAGTTAATGCCACATGCTGAATTAAAAATCTTTCTTACCGGAACTCCTGAAGTAAGAGCAAGAAGAAGAGCACTTGAGAACAAAGATAAAGGTTTTGAAACTAATTATGATGTGGTTTTAGCAGAAGTTAAAGCAAGAGACTATGCTGACCAACATAGAGAAACTGACCCGCTTCATATTACTGATGATGCAATTGTAATTGATTCAACAGATATGAATTTTGAGCAAGTTGTAGATAAAATTGTTAGTTTAGCAAAAGAAAGAATGTAG